The Glycine max cultivar Williams 82 chromosome 12, Glycine_max_v4.0, whole genome shotgun sequence genome window below encodes:
- the LOC102661948 gene encoding glycine-rich cell wall structural protein 1 produces the protein MSVTTNFHKKWVCVSVVVMSIVLQLSLISVVGDDCRFGGCRGGLGRRGGGVGGGIGSGGGFGSGGAGQGGGVGGGVGGGIGGGGGGGLGGGSGHGGGFGAGGGVGGGVGGGAGGGGGGGGGGGGGLGGGSGHGGGFGAGGGLGGGVGGGGGGGGGLGGGGGGGGGGGGIGGGSGHGEGFGAGGGVGNGGGAGLGGGVGGGSGRGGGGGFGIGIGIGIGVGVGVGAGAGKGVGVGGGGGGKP, from the exons ATGAGTGTCACTACTAATTTCCATAAGAAATGGGTTTGTGTGAGTGTTGTTGTAATGTCCATTGTTCTTCAGTTGAGTCTAATCAGTGTTGTTGGTGATGATTGTCGATTTGGAGGCTGTAGGGGTGGCTTGGGTCGTCGTGGTGGCGGAGTAGGGGGAGGTATTGGTAGTGGTGGTGGCTTTGGCAGTGGCGGGGCGGGACAAGGTGGAGGTGTTGGTGGTGGAGTTGGAGGAGGCattggtggtggaggaggaggtggaTTGGGTGGTGGCTCAGGACATGGCGGAGGCTTTGGAGctggtggtggtgttggtgGAGGAGTAGGTGGTGGAGCAGGTggaggtggaggaggaggaggaggaggtggtggtggtttaGGTGGAGGCTCGGGCCATGGAGGAGGATTTGGTGCTGGTGGTGGTTTAGGAGGTGGAgttggtggaggaggaggag GAGGTGGAGGACtaggtggaggtggtggtggtggaggaggaggaggtggaATAGGTGGAGGTTCGGGTCATGGTGAAGGCTTTGGTGCAGGTGGTGGTGTAGGAAATGGAGGTGGGGCAGGTTTAGGTGGAGGAGTAGGTGGCGGCAGCGGACGTGGTGGAGGTGGAGGGTTTGGAATTGGAATTGGAATTGGCATTGGAGTAGGAGTTGGGGTTGGAGCTGGTGCTGGTAaaggtgttggtgttggtgGAGGAGGTGGAGGTAAACCTTAA
- the LOC102662066 gene encoding glycine-rich cell wall structural protein 1-like, with the protein MGVATCFHRKWVSVSVVVMCIVLQLSVITVVGDEKLNKEGFGDDCRFGREPRCGGGGLGRRGGGGGFGGGGGGGFGGGGGAGGGAGHGGGFGAGGGVGGGVGGIGGGGGGGGGGGGGGGLGGGSGHGGGVGGGIGGGAGGGGGGGGGGGGGGGGGLGGGSGHGGGFGAGGGVGGGIGGGGGGGGGGGGGGGIGGGSGHGGGFGAGGGVGGGGGGGGGGGGGGGIGGGSGHGGGFGAGGGVGGGGVGGGGGRGGGGGIGIGIGIGVGVGVGAGAGEGFGVGVGGGGRGGGNN; encoded by the coding sequence ATGGGTGTGGCCACTTGTTTCCATCGAAAATGGGTTTCCGTGAGTGTAGTTGTTATGTGCATTGTTCTTCAGTTGAGCGTGATCACTGTTGTTGGTGATGAGAAGCTTAACAAAGAAGGATTCGGAGATGATTGTCGATTTGGACGTGAACCACGTTGTGGAGGAGGAGGGTTGGGTCGtcgtggtggaggaggaggctTTGGTGGTGGTGGCGGCGGCGGATTTGGTGGTGGAGGTGGTGCTGGCGGTGGGGCAGGTCATGGTGGAGGTTTCGGTGCGGGAGGAGGTGTAGGTGGTGGAGTTGGAGGcattggtggtggtggaggaggtggtggaggaggaggcgGTGGAGGTGGATTGGGTGGTGGGTCGGGACATGGTGGAGGTGTTGGTGGAGGCATAGGTGGTGGAGCGGGTGGAGGTggaggtggaggaggaggaggtggcggtggtggtggtggtggtttggGTGGAGGTTCAGGCCATGGAGGAGGATTTGGAGCGGGTGGTGGTGTAGGAGGTGGtattggtggtggtggaggaggaggaggtggtggtggtggcggtggAGGAATAGGTGGAGGTTCTGGCCATGGTGGAGGCTTTGGTGCTGGAGGTGGTGTAGGAGGTGGAGGAGGTGGAGGTGGCGGCGGCGGTGGCGGTGGTGGAATAGGTGGTGGCTCTGGTCATGGTGGAGGCTTTGGCGCAGGTGGTGGTGTAGGAGGTGGAGGTGTTGGCGGCGGCGGCGGACGTGGTGGAGGTGGAGGGATTGGTATTGGCATTGGGATTGGAGTAGGAGTTGGGGTTGGAGCTGGTGCTGGTGAAGGTTTCGGCGTTGGTGTTGGTGGAGGAGGTAGGGGTGGGGGTAACAATTAA